The Xenorhabdus doucetiae genome has a window encoding:
- the ppiD gene encoding peptidylprolyl isomerase: protein MMDNLRTAANGPVLKIVLALIILTFLLTGVTGYLSSESGSYAAKVNGQTISRAQLEQAFLQEKNAQQEKLGDEFSTLLSDEQRLQQLRLQSLERLINATLIEQYARKLGLSASDNQVAQEIRNLPFLQTDGQFDNKKYQEYLNWLAQSNVSLDSLAEQIRQELINRQLQQAVIGAEIALPTEIKQQAALLFQERTVRFATLELKSIEEKQTVTDEELKSYYDANSQHFTVPERVKVSYIKMDAENELNHVTVSDADIEKYYKNNLAKYTKPEQKKYSLIQQDSDAAAKSVLDELKKGADFSQLASEKSTDKFSAQKGGDLGWMEESALPNELKSANLTQKGQLSEVIKLSNGYAIFRLDDIKPQEVKPLADVRSEIEQIVKQEKAVDAFYVLQRKVSDAAANDNESLAAAEKAAGYQAVTTDWFDRDHVPADINFNQVVQAIFSGNLIDGKGATGVNSDVISVEGDRAFILRVDDVKPETIQTLEQAKSEVTELVKRQKAEKQLQIESEKLLADLKEGKGEQALKSAGIQFEQPTVIKHLSQTNQAIDVAFTLPHPKEGKPVYGLAQDELGNAVLIQLDKVVPGSVTDDQLKQYMMGYQYQTGNIMLESLIMNLRDDADIKFGQLE, encoded by the coding sequence ATGATGGACAACCTACGCACGGCGGCAAACGGTCCTGTGCTCAAAATTGTGTTGGCTCTAATTATCCTGACTTTTTTGCTGACAGGTGTCACAGGTTACCTGTCCAGTGAAAGTGGTAGTTATGCTGCCAAAGTGAATGGCCAAACCATTAGCCGTGCTCAACTGGAGCAGGCATTTTTGCAAGAAAAAAATGCTCAACAGGAGAAGCTGGGTGATGAATTTTCAACTTTATTAAGCGACGAACAGAGGCTACAACAGCTTCGGCTCCAATCATTGGAGAGACTCATCAATGCGACCTTGATTGAACAATATGCCCGTAAGCTGGGTTTATCAGCCAGCGATAATCAAGTTGCCCAAGAGATACGTAATTTACCATTTCTCCAGACTGACGGCCAATTTGATAACAAAAAGTATCAGGAATATTTAAACTGGCTTGCCCAATCAAACGTCAGCCTTGATAGTCTGGCAGAGCAGATTCGCCAGGAGCTGATTAATCGTCAATTGCAGCAAGCTGTTATCGGTGCGGAAATTGCGTTACCGACAGAAATAAAACAGCAAGCAGCCTTACTTTTTCAAGAAAGAACAGTGCGTTTTGCCACTCTTGAATTGAAATCAATTGAAGAGAAGCAAACAGTGACTGATGAAGAGCTGAAAAGCTATTATGACGCGAATAGTCAGCATTTCACTGTGCCGGAAAGAGTGAAAGTCAGTTATATCAAAATGGATGCAGAGAATGAACTGAATCATGTCACTGTATCTGACGCTGATATTGAAAAGTATTATAAAAATAATCTGGCAAAATACACTAAACCTGAACAGAAGAAGTATAGCCTTATTCAACAGGATTCAGACGCTGCCGCTAAATCGGTTTTGGATGAGTTAAAAAAAGGAGCTGACTTTAGTCAATTGGCATCAGAAAAATCGACCGACAAATTTTCTGCTCAAAAGGGCGGTGATCTGGGTTGGATGGAAGAAAGCGCTCTGCCGAATGAACTTAAATCAGCGAATTTGACCCAGAAAGGGCAACTTTCAGAAGTGATCAAATTATCTAATGGATATGCCATTTTTCGTTTGGATGATATTAAACCTCAGGAAGTCAAGCCACTGGCGGATGTGCGTTCGGAAATAGAACAAATTGTTAAGCAGGAAAAAGCAGTTGATGCATTTTATGTATTACAGCGAAAAGTCAGTGATGCCGCCGCGAATGACAATGAATCGTTGGCAGCAGCAGAAAAAGCGGCAGGTTATCAGGCCGTGACCACTGACTGGTTTGATCGCGATCATGTTCCGGCTGACATCAATTTCAATCAAGTTGTTCAGGCCATTTTCTCTGGCAATTTGATTGATGGTAAAGGGGCGACAGGCGTTAACTCTGATGTCATTTCGGTTGAAGGTGACAGAGCCTTTATTCTGCGTGTTGATGATGTTAAACCGGAGACTATTCAAACGCTTGAACAGGCTAAATCTGAGGTGACTGAGTTGGTGAAACGCCAAAAAGCGGAAAAACAGCTTCAGATTGAAAGTGAAAAACTACTGGCTGACCTGAAAGAAGGTAAAGGTGAACAGGCACTGAAATCAGCCGGAATTCAGTTCGAGCAGCCTACTGTGATAAAACATCTGTCACAAACTAATCAGGCTATCGATGTGGCATTCACTTTACCGCATCCTAAAGAGGGTAAGCCTGTATATGGATTAGCCCAAGATGAATTGGGTAACGCTGTGCTTATCCAATTGGATAAAGTTGTTCCGGGATCGGTTACAGATGATCAGCTCAAGCAATATATGATGGGTTATCAATACCAGACAGGTAATATCATGCTGGAGTCACTCATCATGAATTTACGTGATGATGCGGATATTAAGTTTGGTCAACTTGAATAA